DNA from Papio anubis isolate 15944 chromosome 1, Panubis1.0, whole genome shotgun sequence:
ACAACTTGGAATTGAAGTGGGCGTGAACAGACCCACCAATCAGAGGCAAGCTCCCTAGTTCCACCAATCAGAGCTGAGCCCTTCCTCCAAATCCCACCAATCAGAACAGATCTCTTCCTCCTGTGCCATCAGAGTATTCCCGAGCCCTGTCAATCAGAGAGGAGGGAGGCTGCTCACCCAGCCTCTGAAGTATCTCCTGGGCATTGGGCTCCTTGCAGAGAGGCTTGAGTTCTTCTGGAAAGTTTGGGTTGCTACAGAGGATGGGAACCACAGGTTCACCAGGGATGGGTGCAAACTTCCTGAGTTTCCCAACCCTGGGCTCCTCGGGCTCTTGGAGGTCTTTGAGCTTCTTCACTG
Protein-coding regions in this window:
- the GUCA2A gene encoding guanylin; amino-acid sequence: MNALLLSALCLLGAWAALAGGVTVQDGNFSFSLESVKKLKDLQEPEEPRVGKLRKFAPIPGEPVVPILCSNPNFPEELKPLCKEPNAQEILQRLEEIAEDPSTCEICAYAACTGC